One window of Gilliamella sp. B3022 genomic DNA carries:
- a CDS encoding HPr family phosphocarrier protein, whose translation MLKEQMVVKNSTGLHARPVTTLVKLAGRYKSNIELVYNDKAIKMKSMMGLLGAGVKGGSTVEIICDGEDEQAAMDEIRELFATGFGE comes from the coding sequence ATGTTAAAAGAGCAAATGGTAGTAAAAAATTCAACTGGATTGCACGCACGCCCAGTAACAACACTTGTAAAACTAGCCGGTCGTTATAAATCAAATATCGAACTAGTTTATAATGACAAAGCGATTAAAATGAAAAGTATGATGGGTTTATTAGGTGCAGGTGTCAAAGGTGGCTCAACTGTTGAAATCATTTGTGATGGTGAAGACGAACAAGCTGCAATGGATGAAATCCGTGAATTATTTGCTACTGGTTTTGGTGAGTAA